The DNA segment AAGGACCAGGGCGGGCAGCTGATGGCGCGGATCAAGGGCGTGCGGCGCAAGCTCTCCTCCGAGCTCGGCTTCCTCATCCAGCCGGTGCACATCCGCGACAACCTGGACCTGTCGCCCAACGCCTACCGCATCACTCTGATGGGCGTGCCGGTGGCCGAGGCGGAGGTGCATCCGGACCGCGAGCTCGCCATCAACCCGGGCAAGGTCTACGGCAAGCTGCAGGGCATCAATACCAAGGACCCGTCCTTCGGCCTGGAGGCCGTGTGGATCGACCCGGGCCAGCGCGAGCACGCGCAGGGCCTGGGCTACACGGTGGTGGACGCGAGCACGGTGGTGGCCACGCACATGAGCCAGATCCTGCAGACCCATGCCCACGAGCTGCTGGGCCACGAGGAGGTGCAGCAGCTGCTGGACATGCTGGCGAAGAACGCGCCCAACCTGGTGGAGAACCTGGTGCCGAAGTCGCTGCCGGTGGGTACGGTGCTGAAGGTGCTGCAGAACCTGCTGGAGGAGGGGATCCCGATCCGCGACATGCGCAGCATCGCCGAAACCTTGGCGGAACACGCGCCGAGGAGTCAAGACCCCGACGCCCTGACCCAGCAGGTGCGCGTGACGCTGTCGCGCTCGATCGTGCAGAACATCGCCGGAACCGCATCAGAGCTGCCTCTGATCACCCTCGACCCCTCGTTGGAACAGTTATTGCAAAGAAGCCTGCAGGGGGCGTCCGCCGGTGGCGGACTGGGCATCGAACCGGGCCTGGCCGAACGGCTGCAGCGCTCGGTCACCGAGACCGCCCAGCGCCTGGAGGCCGAGGGACAGCCGGCCATCCTGGTGGTCCCGCCGGACCTGCGGCCCTGGCTGTCACGCTGGCTGCGCAGCGCCACCGGCGCCCTGAACGTGCTGTCCTACAGCGAGATTCCGGACAACCGCCGCATTCGCGTGATCGCGACCCTGGGCGGCAACGACAAGTAACGGCGACCGGTGCGACCGGCGGCGCAAGAGGATAGGGCATGAAGATCAAGCGATTCTTCGCACAGGACATGCGGCAGGCCATCCGGCTGGTGCGCGAGGAGCACGGCCCGGATGCGGTGATCCTGTCCACGCGGCGTGCCGAAGGGGGCATCGAGATCATCTCCGCCATCGATTTCGACCAGGACACGGTGCATGCCATGGCGGGCGTGGCACCCGAGCCGGCACCCGCGCCCTGGGAATTCAGCCTGGACGACGCGGACGATCGGCTGCCGGCGATGGCGGGTGCCCGCGCGGACGACGCGCCCACCAGCCTGGCCGAACTCACCGCCCGCCGCGAGGCCGCGCCGGCCCGTGTCGATGCGCCCGCACGGCCCGAAAAGGAAGTGGTCTGGTCGCAGGACCCGGCCATCGTCGCCATGCGCCAGGAGCTCGAATCCATGCGCGGCCTGCTGCAGGACCAGCTCTCGCAGCTCGCCTGGGGCGACTACGCCCGCAAGCACCCGCTCAAGGCCCAGCTGCTGCGTCGTCTGAGCCGCCTGGGGCTGGCCACGCCGCTGGCGCGCGAGGTGGCCGAGGGTCTGGCCGGCGTGTCCGATCCGGACGAGGCCTGGCAGCTCGCCCTGGCGCAGCTGGTGCGCAGGACCCCGGTCACCGACGACACCCTGCTGGCGCACGGTGGCGTGGTGGCCCTGGTCGGCCCCACCGGCGTGGGCAAGACCACCACCATCGCCAAGCTGGCCGCCCGCTTCGTGCAGCGCCACGGCCGCGGCCACGTCGCCCTGGTGAGCACCGACAGCTACCGCATCGGCGCGCAGAAGCAGCTCATGACCTTCGGCCAGATCCTCGGCGTGGAGACGCATAACGTAAACTCCCCCGAGGAGCTCGACGGCGTGCTGCGCCGGCTGGCCGGCAAGAAGCTGGTGCTGATCGACACCGCCGGCATGAGCCAGCGCGACGTGCGCCTGGCCCAGCAGTTCGGCTCCATCGCGGCCAACCCGCTGATCCGCACCTACCTCGTCATGTCCGCCAATACCGAGCGGGCGGTGATGGAGGAGACGGTGGCGGCCTTCCGCCAGGTGCGCGTCGACGGCATGGTCATCACCAAGATCGACGAGGCGGTGACCCTGGGCGCCTCGCTGTCGGTGGCCATCGGCAACGGCCTGCCCATCGCCTATGTGAGCGACGGCCAGCGCGTGCCCGAGGACCTGCATCCGGCGCGCGCCGACCGCCTGGTCAAGCGTGCCGTGCACCTGACCCAGGTGCATCGCAAGGCCGAGGCGCTGCGTGCCGGCCGCGACGCGACCCAGGACCTGGGCAAGAACGCGAACAAGAACACGAACAACCGGAGGAACGGCGCCCATGCCCGTATCTGAGACCATGGCCCCCGGCGACCAGGCCGCAGGGCTGCGCCGCATGGTGGCCCCCAAACCCGTCCGCGTGATCGCCGTCGCCAGCGGCAAGGGCGGGGTGGGCAAGACCAACGTCTCGGTGAACCTCGCCGTGGCCATGGCCGCCAGCGGGCAGCAGGTCATGCTGATGGACGCCGACCTGGCCATGGCCAACGTCGACGTGCTGCTGGGCCTGCGCCCGGAGGGCAACCTCTCGCACGTCATCGACGGCAAGCTCACCCTGGAGGAGGTGCTGGTCGAGGGGCCCGAAGGGCTGCTGATCGTGCCAGCCTCCTCGGGCGTCTCGCGCCTGGCCCAGCTCACGCCGGCCGAGCACGCGGGGCTGATCCGTGCCTTCAGCGAGCTCAGCGTGCCGCTGGACACCCTCGTCATCGACACCGCCGCGGGCGTCTCCGACAGCGTGGTGAGCTTCACCCACGCCGCCCAGGAGGTGATCGTGGTGGTCTGCGACGAGCCGGCCTCCATCACGGATGCCTACGCCCTGATCAAGGTGCTGAGCCGCGAGCATGGCGTGAATCGCTTCCAGATCCTGGCCAATATGGCGGCCTCGGACGACGAGGGTCGTAATCTTTATCGCAAGATCGCGACCGTTTGCGACCGTTATCTGGATGTAACCTTGCATTTTCTCGGCACGATCCCGCAGGATGAATACCTGCGCAAGGCCGTGCAGAAGCAGGCGCCGGTGGTGCAGGCCTATCCGGGCAGTCGCTCGGCCAAGGCCTTCAAGGCCATCGCCGGCAAGGCCGACAAGTGGCCGCCGCCCACGGGCATGAGCGGCAAGCTGGAATTCTTCGTGGAACGTCTGATCAACCCGCAATACGGCGGGTGAGGAGGGCGTCATTAACGGTCTGGCCATGTATACCGATGTGCAACAGAGTGACGG comes from the Chromatiales bacterium genome and includes:
- the flhF gene encoding flagellar biosynthesis protein FlhF encodes the protein MKIKRFFAQDMRQAIRLVREEHGPDAVILSTRRAEGGIEIISAIDFDQDTVHAMAGVAPEPAPAPWEFSLDDADDRLPAMAGARADDAPTSLAELTARREAAPARVDAPARPEKEVVWSQDPAIVAMRQELESMRGLLQDQLSQLAWGDYARKHPLKAQLLRRLSRLGLATPLAREVAEGLAGVSDPDEAWQLALAQLVRRTPVTDDTLLAHGGVVALVGPTGVGKTTTIAKLAARFVQRHGRGHVALVSTDSYRIGAQKQLMTFGQILGVETHNVNSPEELDGVLRRLAGKKLVLIDTAGMSQRDVRLAQQFGSIAANPLIRTYLVMSANTERAVMEETVAAFRQVRVDGMVITKIDEAVTLGASLSVAIGNGLPIAYVSDGQRVPEDLHPARADRLVKRAVHLTQVHRKAEALRAGRDATQDLGKNANKNTNNRRNGAHARI
- a CDS encoding MinD/ParA family protein → MVAPKPVRVIAVASGKGGVGKTNVSVNLAVAMAASGQQVMLMDADLAMANVDVLLGLRPEGNLSHVIDGKLTLEEVLVEGPEGLLIVPASSGVSRLAQLTPAEHAGLIRAFSELSVPLDTLVIDTAAGVSDSVVSFTHAAQEVIVVVCDEPASITDAYALIKVLSREHGVNRFQILANMAASDDEGRNLYRKIATVCDRYLDVTLHFLGTIPQDEYLRKAVQKQAPVVQAYPGSRSAKAFKAIAGKADKWPPPTGMSGKLEFFVERLINPQYGG